One region of Eleutherodactylus coqui strain aEleCoq1 chromosome 5, aEleCoq1.hap1, whole genome shotgun sequence genomic DNA includes:
- the DYNLL1 gene encoding dynein light chain 1, cytoplasmic produces the protein MSERKAVIKNADMSEEMQQDAVEITTQALEKFNIEKDIAACIKKEFDKKYNPTWHCIVGRNFGSYVTHETKHFIYFYLGQVAILLFKSG, from the exons ATGTCTGAGAGGAAAGCGGTCATCAAGAATGCTGACATGTCCGAAGAGATGCAGCAGGACGCCGTGGAGATCACCACCCAAGCCCTGGAGAAATTCAACATCGAGAAGGATATAGCAGCGTGTATCAAGAAG gagtTTGACAAGAAGTACAACCCTACATGGCACTGCATTGTGGGCAGGAATTTTGGCAGCTATGTGACACACGAGACCAAACACTTCATTTACTTCTATTTGGGTCAAGTTGCCATCCTTCTGTTTAAATCGGGCTAG